The Hymenobacter sp. DG25A nucleotide sequence AGCGAGAGTAGCTCAGTTGGTAGAGCGCGACCTTGCCAAGGTCGAGGTCGCGAGTTCGAACCTCGTCTCCCGCTCAAAAAAAGGACGTTGCCCGCGCAGCGTCCTTTTTTATTTTTGTGCATGTTTGCTGCACGGCTGCCGGAGTGGTGGAACTGGTAGACACGAGGGACTTAAAATCCCTTGCTTTCACGAGCGTACGGGTTCGATTCCCGTCTCTGGTACGAAAAAGGCCTCAAGCGCAATGCTTGGGGCCTTTTTGTTGAGTGTATGATTTATTACGGTGAGTAGGCAGGCTCCAAGGCTGGTTTGCAGCCCGCCGCATAGCCAGAGGAAAAAACCACCGCAAATCTGGCTGAATCTCTATTTTTGAGAAAACCGGTTGATACAGCTACTGTTCAGCCAGGGTGGTTGCCTCTCTTTTACTTTTCTATCTGCTTTATATTGCAACTGCATGGATGACTACCGCGACAAAATCCGCCAGGTATTTACGGAAGTAGGCAAGGTGGTGGTGGGGCAGCAGTATATGGTCAATCGTCTGCTGATTGGCTTGTTTACCGGCGGACATATTCTGCTGGAAGGTGTGCCGGGTCTGGCCAAAACCCTCACAATTAGCACTCTTTCTAAGGTTTTGCACCTGCCGTTTCAGCGCGTGCAGTTCACCCCGGACCTATTGCCTTCTGATTTGGTGGGCACCATGATTTATAATCAGAGCCAGTCGGTTTTTGAAGTGAAGAAAGGGCCGATTTTCGCCAACCTGGTGCTGGCCGATGAAATTAACCGCTCGCCGGCCAAGGTGCAGAGTGCCCTGCTGGAAGCCATGCAGGAAAAGCAGGTCACCATCGGGGAAACCACTTACCAGCTGGATCTGCCGTTTCTGGTGCTGGCCACGCAGAACCCGGTGGAGCAGGAGGGAACCTACCCGCTGCCCGAGGCCCAGGTAGACCGCTTCATGATGAAGGTGTATGTCGACTATCTGAAGAAGGCCGATGAGCTGGAGGTGATGCGCCGCATGGCCAACCTTTCTTATGTGGGCGAGGTGAACCCGGTGCTGCACAAAGAGGACATCTTCGCCATCCGCAGCCTCATCAACCAGGTGCAGATTTCCGAAACCCTGGAGAAGTACATCATTGAGCTGGTGTTTGCCACGCGCAAACCCGCCGAGTATGACCTGGCCGAGTTTGCCCAGTATGTGCAGTTTGGCGTGAGCCCGCGGGCCAGCATTGCCCTGCACCGCGCCGCCAAAGCCGTGGCCTTCCTCGACCAGCGCGACTACGTGCTACCGGAAGACATCAAGGAAGTGGCTTCCGATGTGTTGAACCACCGCATTTTGCTTAACTACGAAGCCGAGGCCGACGGTATCCGCACGGCGGATCTGATTGAAGCCATTCTGCGCAAGGTGCCCATCAGCTAAGCCGCGTCTTCAGCGGTAGCCACAGCCGGTTGGGCCGGACGACGGAGCAGCTGCCACGCGTAGGTGGCATCTTCGCGCACCGGTAATAAATCCAGCAGGCGGATACCGGTGGCCCGCAAAAAAGCACGCACCAGATACAGTGCCGAGCAGCTGTAGGAAACGGTCATCACCAGCGCGGCTCCTCTGATTCCCCAGACCGGTACTACCGCTACACAGCCCACCAGCGTAACTGCCACGCCCAGCAGCGTAGCCAGATTATTGACGCGGTAGCGGGTAACAGCCGTAAAGTAGGTGCTGCAAATCTGACTGAGGGCAATGGCCACAACCCCCGGGGCCAGCAGCAGAATTACTGGGCGGGCACTGGTAAACTCCTGCCCGAACACCAGAGAAAGAAGCTGCGGCGGCAAAGCACACAGCACCACCACGGCAGCCACAGTCAGGAAAAGGGTCAGGCGGGTGAGGCGAAGGCCCCGGCCAACCTGGGCCTGTTTGTCATCGGCCTGCACCAGTTCCACATACTGCATAAGCGCGGTGCTGCGCGGAATCATCCAGATAGCCTCGGCCAGGGCTACTCCTACGGAGAGGATACCAACGGCACGGGCATCGGCGAAGTGGGCTACAAAATAGTAGCTGAGGCGGTAGTTGATGAAGGTAAGAATGTTGGAGAGGTGGGCTTCGCGACTATGCCGCGCCAGTTCCCGCATGGTGCCGCGGATGGGGGCGCCTGCGACCGGCGGCCTGGGCAAGCGCGCCAGCCAGCCAAAGCTGAGCAGCAAGGGCAGCCCATACGCCAGGTAACAAACCTGAAAATAGACCGACACTTCCCGCTGCCGAAACAACGCAAAGTTCAGCAGCAGCGTGCCGGCTAACAGCAGTACCGGCAGTATGCTCAGCAGGTTATAGGGCGTATTACGCCGGCGGCCCAGCAGCAGTAGCGTATTAACGGAAAGAAAAGCCTGCAGTAACGAAAGCGCCCATAAATGCAGTAAATAGGCCGGGGGCACTGACCGCAGCAAGGCCACCACCGCGGAGCCCGCCGCGCACACCAGCAAGGCCCAGCAGTATGCCGGCAGGAGCAGATGCCAGATGTTGCGGCGCGGCGCCAGATAAATCAGTGAAGAGCCGCCCAGCAGCCCAATAAAGAGTAGCAGCGCCGCACAGTCCGTCATAAACAGGCTGATGTGCCCGCGTCCGGCCGCCCCCAGATACCGCGCCGTCAGCCACACCACCCCAAAGCTGAGCAGGGCAGTCAGCAGACGGGTAGCAAAGTTGTGCAGAATGCGGCGCAGCATATAAACTTAAATGGGGCTATTGGTAGGCGACTATTTGCTGATATACTTTTAAAAAAGCGGCACCTACAGCCGGGTAGCTGAAGCGAGTTACCGCCTCGGCGCGGAGTGTGGCCGGGTCAAAGCGGCCGGGTGGAGCCTGAAGTACCGTCAGCAGCGCCTGGGCTAGGGCCTGTTCATCCCTGGGTGGTACCAGAAGGCCGCGGGAGCCATCATCCGGCAGCAGCTCCGGCACGCCATTCACCCTGGTGGCTACGGCCGGTAAGCCACTAGCCTGGGCCTCAATTAGTACGCAAGGTAAATTCTCGTAATTGGAAAACAGTACCAGGGCCTGTGCCCGCCGCATTTCATCCGCTACCTGAGCGGGTGGGAGCTTGCCCAGGAACTCCACCGTGCTATCGGCCAGCAAGCCCAACGAGCCGGCCAACTGGTGCATCTGGGCCTCCGCGGCACCATAGCCCACTATACGCAGGTGCAGCTTCAGGGCCGGATGGGTCGTGCGAAGCCGGGCTACGGTGCGTAAGGTGCCGCTCAGGTTTTTGGCTGGCTCATTAAAAGCGGCCACATGCAGCAGACCGTGCCGCTGTCCGGGCGTAGCAGGCGGGTGAAATAGCGCTGTATCTACCACATTGGGGATGATAACGGTGTGCGGGTTGATGCCGCCGAAGCGGGCCAGCGCCTGCCGCAGATCATCCGAAACAGGCGTGTACGCCGCCGCCTGCCTGACCAGTAGCCCGGCCAGCTGACGCCGCAACCACCCCAGCCGCCAGGCATTTGCCGGCTGAAAAATCGTCCAGTTTTCTGTAATCAGATAAGGTATGCCATGCCGCCACTTCAGCCACAGCGCCAGCATACCCGTCCGAAACAGAATATGGGCGTGCACCAGATTCGGGGGCTTGCCTCCCCAATGTTGGCGGACGGCCCGCAAACCACGGGCCATACACACCAGCCACAGCAGTAGTTTCAAGGGCTTATCCAGCCAGGGCAGGCCGGTAAGACGGGAACGGTAGTAATAGCGCCAGGTAGGCGTAATGCTGCTTAGGTCTGCTTCCAGTTCTATGAGCTTAGGTATAGGAGCACGGGCTACGGCGGCAAATATTACGGCCGTTTGCAGGGCCGCGTCTGCCTGCGCAATGGCCTGGATGTGCCGGGCCACGAAGTCCCCATCCTGGTCGTCGTAGCGGTTGGGGTACCACTTGGGCAGCATCAGTACGCGCGGTTTGCTCACGGCCCGCAAGCTACGGATTTAGGCGGGCGCTTCCGCTTATGCTCCCGGCGCAGTTAGGTAATGATTTGGTAATGATTAGGTCCGATTGATGTAATACTAGAAGAGGACCTTTGTGGCATAAATAACTAACATGGCCACACCTCTAACCCGAATCATCACCCTGGCACTGTTGCTGTTCAGCTTCAGCAGCCTGGAAGCCGCGGCTCAGACTGGTACTATTACCGGGGTCGTGAAAGACGAAAAAACAAAGGAGGCCATCATTGGGGCCAGCGTGGGCGTGCAGGGCACGACCATCGGCGCTTCTACTGACCTGGATGGCCACTTCACGCTGGCGAAAGTGCCGGCCGGCACTCAAACGCTCGTCATCTCCTACATCTCCTATCAAACCAAGACCATTCCTAACCTGACGGTGGAAGGTGGCAAGGCGCTGTTGGTGAATACCAGCCTCTCGGAATCAGCTCACCAGCTGGCCGATGTAGTGGTGACCGGCCAGCGCATTACCAATACGGAAGTAGCCGTTATTACGGAAGTAAAGAACGCCCAGCTGGTAGCAGTGGGCGTTTCTTCTGAGCAGATAGTGAAGTCGCAGGACCGTGACGCGGCCCAGATTGCCCGCCGCGTGCCCGGCGTTTCTATCCAGGATAACCGCTTTGTGCTGGTGCGTGGCCTCACGCAGCGCTACAACTCCGTGCTGCTGAACGACATTCTGACCCCCAGCACCGAAGTAGACAGCCGCGCTTTCTCCTTCGATATGATTCCGAGCAGCGCCATCGACCGGATGATGATTTACAAATCCGGCTCGGCCGAGCTGCCCGGCGAGTTTGCCGGTGGCGTGATTAAGCTGTACACCAAGCGTGCCCCGCAGGAAAACTTCACCAACCTGAGCATTGGCGGCGGCTTCCGCAACAAAACCACTTTAGAGCAGGTGCAGCAGGCCCAGGGCGGCAAGCTCGATTTCCTGGGTTTCGATGACGGTAAGCGCGACCTGCCCGGCAACTATCCGGTGCAGCTGCACGTGCCGCCTTTCACAGCTGAGCGCGCTGCTACCTACGCCAACCAGATGCCGAACCGCTGGGGTCTGCAATCCAAAAAGGCCCTGCCCGATTTCCGCCTGGGCTTCAACATGGGCCGCCGCTTCTCGCTGGGCGAGAAGGAGGCCGGCACCATGACCAGCCTGAACTACGGCAGCTACAACCAGTATTCCGACATCGACCTGTCCTTCTATGAAGGTCAGAAAGTGGGCCAGCAGTACAACGACCGCACCTACAGCACCAACGTGCGCTTGGGCCTGGTACAGAACTTCTGGCTGCGCGTGAACCCACGCAACTCCTTCGAGTTCAAGAACCTGTTCAATCAGATGGGTTTCTCGGAAAGCGTTACCCGCGAAGGCCAGGATATTACTTCCTCCGATAGCGACGTGCGGGCTTACTCGCAGCGCTACGAGAGCCGCAGCCTGTACTCCGGGCAGCTGCTGGGCAAGCACGAGCTGGCCAACGACAAAACCAATATCGACTGGCAGAGCGGCTTCTCCATCATTCGCCGCACCGAGCCCGACTGGCGCCGGGTGCGCTACATCCGCCCCCACGTAACACCTGGTTCTGAAGGCGTACCCGCCGAGTTTGGCGTGGCTCTGCCCTCCGACCCTAACCCCACCGATGCCGGCCGCTTCTTCTCGGAGCTGACGGAGCGCGTGGAAACAGTAGCCGCCAACCTGACGCACCAGCTGGGCCAGAAAGATTCTTCGTCTGTATCGGGAGAAGAGCGCGGCATGAAGCTGAAGGCCGGTGTGTATGCCGAGCGTAAAGACCGGGATTTTGCTTCCCGCTTCTTCGGCTATCAGGGCGTGGGCAACACCAGCGGCGTGCGTTACCTGCCCCTGGACCAGGTATTTGCCCCGGAAAACGTAACGGGCACCGAAGGTAAGTTCACGTATGAGGAAGGCACTGAGCCCAACGGCCGCTACGATGCCAGCAACACGCTGGTGGCCGGCTATGCCAGCCTGATGGTGCCGGTAGGCTCCCGCTTTACGGGTACGGTAGGTCTGCGCGCCGAGTACAACGACATCAAAGTGAACAGCCGTCGCTTGGACGGTACCCCCACCCAGGGCGGTACCAGCGTGCTCAGCCCGCTGCCCTCCCTGAACATGACCTACACCATTTCCGACAAGGCCCTGGTGCGGGCGGCCTACGCCTCCACCATCAACCGGCCGGAGTTCCGGGAGCTGGCGCCGTTCAGCTTCTATGATTTCAACCTGAACTCGAACGTGGTGGGCAACTACACGCTCAAAACTGCCAACATCCATAACCTGGATGCGCGCTGGGAATACTACCCGGCCTCCGGCGAAATGATTTCGCTGGGCGCTTTCTACAAGCAGTTCCGCAACCCCATTGAGTCGTTCCTGCTGTACACGCCTTCCGGCCTGAGCAACACCTTCGTTAACTCCAAATCAGCGCAGAACTACGGCGTGGAGCTGGAAGTGCGCAAGTCACTGTCGGAGCTGACCAACTCCAGCTTTTTGCGCCGCATCTCGCTGGTTGGTAACGCGTCCTACATCTTCAGCCGCGTAGACCTGGGCGAAACCGTACTGGCCGCCGACCTGGGCGGGGAAGTAAGCCGCGAAAACGTGGCCGACATTCAGGACCAGAAGCGTCCCCTGCAAAACCAGTCGCCTTACCTCATTAACCTGGGCGCTTACTACGATAACGTGGAAACCGGCACGCAGGTCAACCTGCTCTACAACGTAGTGGGCCCGCGCATTTTTGCGGTGGGCAACCGCCTCAACCCCACGGTGTACGAAGCTCCGCGCAACGTCATCGACCTGGTGCTGACCAAGCGCCTGAGCGAGAAGCTGGAGCTGCGCGCCGCCGTGCAGGACGTGCTTAACCAGCCCGTGAAGCTGGTGCAGGACCTCAATACCAACGCTCGCATCGATAAGAGTGACCCTGCCGTGCGCTCCTTCCGCCGCGGTGCTAATTCCACGCTGGGCCTCACGTTCAAGTTCTAATTCCGCGCTTCATACAGTACCCAACTCCCATAATTCTTTCTATGAAAAAGCTGAGTAAAGCACTGTTGGTAGCTATGATGACGGTGGCAGCGGTGAGCTGCAAAGAAGACAATCCGGACCCGATTCCGGTAGTAGTAGACAACGGCCCCCGCGACCCCCAGGGACGCGTGGTGCTGGAAGGCGAAATCAAAACCAGCCGCACGCTGCTGGCCACGGAAAAGTACCTGCTGAAAGGCTTTGTGTACGTGACCGAAGGCGTGACCCTGGAAATTCAGCCGGGCACGGTCATCTTCGGCGACAAAGACACGAAAGGCTCCCTGATTATTGAGCGCGGCGCCAAGCTGATTGCCAATGGCACGGCAGCCAAGCCCATTGTGTTCACCTCGGCCCAGGCCAAAGGCAGCCGCAAGTACGGCGACTGGGGCGGCGTGGTGCTGGTGGGCCGGGCCCCCATGAACCAGCCATCTTCTACCAAGCTGGAAGGTGGTATCCGGGGCGAGTTCGGGGGCTCTGATGCCGCTGATAACTCCGGCAGCCTGCAGTATGTGCGCATCGAGTTTGCCGGCGTGCCCCTTTCTGCCGCCGCCAACAGCGAAATCAACGGCCTGACCATGTACGGTGTGGGCGCGGGCACTAAGCTCGACTACATTCAGATTTCCTACTCCGGCGACGACTCCTACGAGTGGTTTGGCGGCAACGTAAACGCCAAGCACCTGGTGGCCTACCGGGGCTGGGACGATGATTTTGATACCGACTTTGGTTACACCGGCAAGGTGCAGTACGCCGTTTCCCTGCGCGATCCGCAGATTGCGGACCAGTCGGGCTCCAACGCCTTTGAGTCGGATAACTTCAACCCCGGCACCAAGCCCGATGGCACCATTGGCGCAAACGAAGGCATGCCCCTCACGGCACCGGTGTTCAGCAACGTCAGCGCCTTCGTAACGGCAGGTACGCCTTCCAACGCCCAGCAGTCGGGCAGCGGCGCGTACCAGTCGGGCATGCACCTGCGCCGGAACACGTCTACCAGCATCTTCAACACCGTCGTGGTGGGTTATCCGGAAGGTCTGCGCTTCGATGGCGGCCCTACCTGGGCCAATGCCCAGTCGGGCGGTATCACCCTAAGCGGGGTAGTGCTGGCCAATACCGCTACGGCGCTGGTGCCCAAGAACAATACCGATGCCTTCACGCTGGATCAGCTGACTACCTGGTTCAAGGAAACCCAGAAAGGCAATACCACCGTTCTGGGGGCGGAGCTGAGCACGCTGGGCCTCAACCCGGCCACGTTCAACCTGTTGGCGCCCAACTTCCTGCCCGAGGCTAGCTCCCCGCTGCTCACCGGCGCCGCCTTCGAAGGAAAGGCTGCTGATAGCTTCTTCGATAAAGTGACCTACAAAGGCGCCTTCGGCACCGAAAACTGGGTGCAGGGCTGGACCAACTTCACCCCCGAAAGCACCGACTACTAATAGCTGACCCCCGGGGCAGTTTGGCGAAAAGCCGGAGCTTAGGCTCCGGCTTTTTTTATGGTGGCCGGTTGAGGCTGAAAGGCACCGCCCTAGTGCGGGTTGTTTGCCGATGCTGTACTTTTAGGGCACTCACCCTTTTGTTGTGTTTGCCCCATGCTCCAATCCATGACCGGCTACGGTACCGCCACGCGCGAAACCGACCAGTATTCTCTCGTTGTCGAAGCCAAATCCCTGAACTCGAAAGGCCTGGACCTGAGCCTGCGCCTGCCGCGCTTTCTCAATGATAAGGAGCTGGAAATCCGCAACATGGTCACCCGAGCGCTGGGTCGCGGCAAAATCAACCTGAGTATCGACTTCAGCCGTCCCCGTACCACGGCATCCGTGCAGTTTGCCCTCAACCAGGAAGCCCTGGTGGCCGCTTACGAGGAGTTGTCCCGCGCGGCGGAGCTGGTAGGCGCGCCCAAAACCGACCTGTTTGCCCTGGCGCTGAAGATGCCCGGCATTGTCCAAAGCCCCACTGAAGCCGCCCGCCCCGATGAAACTGAAGCCCTGTCGTGGGAGGAGTTGCAGCCCGTAGTGCAGGAAGCGCTGGATAAGCTTAACCAGTTCCGGCAGGATGAAGGCCAGACGCTGACCACCGAAATCCTGAGCTACATTGACCGGATCCGTATTCTGTTGGCCGATGTGGACCGCCACGACCCGGTGCGGGTAGAAACCATCCGGGAAAAGCTGCGGGCCCACCTGGCCGATTTAAGCACCGCCGAGCAGTTTAATGCCAACCGCTTTGAGCAGGAATTACTTTACTATATAGAGAAGCTGGACATTGCTGAGGAGAAGGTCCGGTTGGTCAGCCATTTGCATTATTTTAACGAAACTGTGTTCCTGCCTGAGCCCACGGGCAAAAAGCTGGCGTTTATCTCACAGGAAATCGGAAGGGAAATAAATACCATCGGTTCCAAGGCAAATGACCCTGTAATTCAGCATTTAGTGGTGGAAATGAAGGAGGAGCTGGAGAAAATAAAAGAACAGATCAACAACATCCTCTAAATCCAATTGAGCTTCATTTTTCGTAGATGAGGCAGGTTAATAGAATTAAACCGATAAATATTGGGATATTAATTTTTAATGAAAAATTGAACAATTTTAGGCTTAGCTATTTAAAACGTTCTTATATTTGCCCGTACAAAACGCTGAGTATCTCCTTCATCGGTGGTTTTCACCAAAGTTGGAAGGGACCGGTGTCGGCGTCGCTAAAATATTTTTTTTGAAATACTTGCGACTCCGGATATTGTAAGTAAATTGTGTTATCCGAACAGTTGGATTATTCTACTGCGGCGGCCCTTTTCAAAGATTGATTCCATCTTTTTTCTGCCTACGACTATGAAAAAAGCTCTACTCTTCCCAGTATTCAGCCTGATGCTTGTGCTCATGGCTGCCCGTCCTGCCGCAGAAGTTGAACTTATCAAGAAGCGCGTTCTGAGTGAGCGGGTTGAGATTCTTATCCCCAAAGGTTTTGAGGTGATGAGCGAGCAGCAGATGGATTTCATCTATGCCAAAGCTCAGAGCCGTCCCAGCGTTATCTACACCAACAGCAAGGAGGCCAGCATCTCTTTCACCTACACCGATAACACGGCGGATCAGGATATGATCCAAATGTATACGGACAACTTCATCAAGACCTACTCCAAGCAGTTTCCGGACGCCAAGTGGTTTGGAAAAGGCATGAAGGAAGTGAGCGGCCGCCACGTTGGCTACCTCGAGCTGATGAAGCCTGAGTTGGGCCACGAGGTATACAACCTAATTTTCTTCACCGACGTGGAAGGCAAACTGCTCATGTGCACCTTCACCTGCGCCGACCGTCAGAAGCCCGAGTGGGAAATGGTGGCCAAGCAAATCATGAACTCCCTCAAGTCAAACGGCTAAGCTTTCCCGCTTCCCGCTCTACCCGTTAAAAAGCGACTACCCCGGAATACGCTGACCTTAGGTCGGGCTATTCCGGGGTAGTCGCTTTTTGTATAAGTCTGAACGGGTTTCTTAGTGCGCTAAGTGCGTAAGGAATTGGCTTAGCAGCTGGAATAGCTCATTATAGCGCGTAAGGGGCAGGGTTTCCGCTCTGTCGTCTACATCATGATAAGCGGCGATGCCACCCCGTGTATAGAGAAAAAAGGCCGGTACCCCCGCTTCGGAAAATGGAAAATGGTCGGAGTTGGCTGCTCTGCCGCGGGCGCTCAGTGGCCCTACGCTCGCCGGACCGGTGTTAAGCTGTTGCAGTAGTTGGTATTCCTTTGGATGCAGCGTGCCGTTCACTACCGTGGCGCCGGTATCGCCGGTGCCCACTAAATCCAGGTTCAGCAGAAACCGGACTTTATCTAACGGGAACAGCGGGTGAGCCGTGAAATAGCGCGAGCCCAGCAGGCCCGCTTCCTCCCCGCTGAAACCAATAAACACTACGGTATAGCGCAGCCGGTGGGAAGGCTGGCTCAGGTGCCGGGCCAGCTGGAGCAGCATGCTGGTACCGCTGGCATTATCATTGGCGCCCGGGAAAAAGTGGTGACGGCCCAACTCGCCCAGGTGGTCGTAGTGCGCGGTTACTACCAGTAAAGAATCGAGGCGGGCAGTGCCGGGAATGTAGCCCAGCACGTTCTGGGTGCGGTAGTTCTCCTGCAGGCAGGCATCCAGCACCAAGGTGATTTGCCTAGCGGCATGCGGCCAGGCAGGGGCGGCTACCAGCAATTTGGGCTGCGCCACTTGCCGAGGGGCGAGAGAAGCGGTGAGCTTACCGGGAACGAGAATTACCAGGGCGCGGGCCTCGCCTAGCTTTTGCGCTAGCAAGGGCTGGGCCTGAATACGTTGGTAGTCGGGCTGAGTAAGGACTAATGCTACCGCCTGCAACGGCTGCGCCAGAAACTGCTGCCGGGCCCCTTCCTGGCCTAAGGCCAGCGAATCGAAATAAACAACGGAAGCAGTGAAGCGCCCACCGGCAGATTCCGGTGCCAGGATAAAGTCCTGCCCGGGCTGCAGCTTGTGGCCGTCAACGGTAACTGCCAGCCGGCCCGGAAAGGTGTTCACGGTAAGCGGGAAGGGCTGCGTATAGGCGGCCGCGGACTTAAAAGGAACTAAGCCCAGGCTTTTAAATTGGCGGGCCAGGAAAGCCGCTGCGCGCTGGTCTCCGTGGTGCGTGTAGCCGCGCCCGTGCAGGTGCCGGGAGGTGAGGTAACGCACGGTGCGGCGTACCTCGCGCATGTCCTGGCTATGGGCAGCTTCCGGGGCTAGCGTGAGTAGGCACACGCTCAGGCCCAGCCAATGCAGGCGCTGTCGGGCTAGCTTGCATATAGCAGGCATACGCTAACGGGTAAAATCAGAAAGGGCCATCAGGCAAAACGCCGCAGGGCCAGTCTGGCCATCAGGAGGCCGGCCAGCGTGCCCAGCGCATCACTTAAAACATCGGTCCACTCCGCATAGCGGCCCAGGTCCATCACCATCTGGGTCAGCTCGATGAAGGAGCCGAACAGTGTACAGGCTACAAACAGCACGCTAACCGCATGCGCGCGCAGCCAGGGGTATTGCGTTTGCCGCTGGGCCGAGAAATAGCAAAGGATAGCCAGCACCCAGAACACGAAGGCGTGCGCTGCCGTGTAGAAGGAAAACAGCTGCCATTGGGGCTCATGCGGCATGTGGTCCCGGGGCGTGAGGGTCAGGACCAGAATGACCACCGCCCACGTCGCGGGCAGCGCGACATAGGCGCGGTGGCGGGACGTGGGCGGGGCCGGATACATCAGCAGAAAGTTTATGCGCCGATCAGCTCGCCATAGGTCTCAGCCGAGAGCAGACCTGCCAGCTCAGCCTGGTTGCCTATCGACATTTTAATCATCCAGCCGTCGCCGTAAGGGTCAGAGTTTACCAGCTCCGGGCTGCCGTCCAGCTTGTCGTTGATTTCCAGCACGGTGCCGGAAATAGGGCTGAACAGGTCTGATACCGTCTTCACGGCCTCTACCGTGCCGAATACGTCGTTCTGGGCTACCTCTTTGTCAAGGGTGTCGATATCAACATACACAATGTCGCCGAGCTCTCTCTGGGCGTGGTCGGTGATGCCAATGTAGGCAACGTCACCTTCTACGCGAATCCACTCGTGCTCTTTGGTGTACTGCAGGTTAGCGGGCAAGTTCATAGTGCTGGGGAAAGGGAAACGGATGGTGTTAGGCTAATTCAGCCTGTGTTCAAAAGTAAGATATAATGCTTGCAACGCCAGCCCCGGCGCAGAATATGCGGCCGGACATGGGCCCTGGGAATCT carries:
- the gcvH gene encoding glycine cleavage system protein GcvH — its product is MNLPANLQYTKEHEWIRVEGDVAYIGITDHAQRELGDIVYVDIDTLDKEVAQNDVFGTVEAVKTVSDLFSPISGTVLEINDKLDGSPELVNSDPYGDGWMIKMSIGNQAELAGLLSAETYGELIGA